In a genomic window of Phycisphaerae bacterium:
- a CDS encoding prepilin-type N-terminal cleavage/methylation domain-containing protein, with protein sequence MRPARPTQKTTGRPQAGFTLIEVLVVVSIIALLIAILLPSLGRARSQARMVSCQSNLKQLTTAFLVYAAEYKNRLPGASKDDNADWLGGSNQGGPSLQPRNGTVFRHMGRSTEAYTCPDDVIKRDYTTNDKLKPCDYSYTSNALVSGAATEFLGGAHYPTKAPYDRDDHRFDMAPFEGVPVLIEEDPYWYLAKVDDSTWCNEDTIADRHLKFGSNPGQANIGYHDGHVSRVRFKPPPSHLSSYPLAQYFNAKSMCIRTSGRKWVSGRSWQLSNGNYARYGFLPNGEDASTRGIQH encoded by the coding sequence ATGCGACCAGCACGCCCGACTCAGAAGACCACCGGCCGTCCCCAAGCAGGATTCACGCTCATTGAAGTCCTGGTGGTAGTGTCGATCATCGCGCTGCTCATTGCGATTCTTCTTCCTTCGCTGGGACGGGCCAGGTCTCAAGCCCGCATGGTCAGTTGTCAGTCCAACCTCAAGCAGCTCACGACCGCGTTTCTGGTCTACGCGGCCGAGTACAAGAATCGTTTGCCCGGGGCAAGCAAGGACGACAACGCCGACTGGCTGGGAGGCAGCAACCAAGGCGGTCCGTCGTTGCAGCCGCGGAACGGCACGGTTTTCAGACACATGGGTCGGTCGACGGAGGCCTACACCTGCCCTGATGACGTGATCAAGCGCGACTACACGACCAATGACAAGCTGAAGCCTTGCGATTATAGCTACACCTCCAACGCCCTTGTGTCCGGAGCGGCCACTGAGTTTCTTGGCGGGGCTCACTATCCGACCAAGGCGCCGTATGATCGGGATGACCATCGCTTTGACATGGCGCCTTTCGAAGGCGTGCCTGTACTGATCGAAGAAGACCCGTACTGGTATCTGGCGAAGGTCGACGACAGCACCTGGTGCAACGAAGACACCATCGCGGATCGCCACTTGAAATTCGGCTCGAACCCGGGTCAAGCCAACATCGGATACCACGACGGCCACGTTTCGCGGGTGCGGTTCAAGCCTCCTCCTTCACATTTGAGTTCGTATCCGTTGGCCCAGTACTTCAACGCGAAGTCGATGTGCATCCGCACCAGCGGCCGTAAGTGGGTCAGCGGCAGAAGCTGGCAATTGTCCAACGGCAACTATGCGAGGTACGGTTTTCTGCCGAACGGAGAAGATGCCAGCACTCGGGGGATCCAGCACTGA